Proteins from a single region of Desulfolutivibrio sulfoxidireducens:
- a CDS encoding acyltransferase family protein, with translation MIKRIPQIEVLRVLAMAGVFFFHIWSVVPEAGTQNPLGPLFGDILAQGYLGVVVFNAISGFVLTLPLAARGGALNLTAGQFFRRRFGRICPQYYMALILWSAAGLVTVSASAPPLWRAFFEHALFVHTLDPACFYAIVPALWWMGLLAQFYLFYPLLLRLFVRLGPGRAFGAVVAGCFGVWGLLEFLAVRFPDGPFGLVAYMVYFNLPARLPEFAMGMFLAFWWTGRHSAPAHVQALAGPVGLRRCLALTGAAIVAVALTVAFKEGLPMPVAHFLVCVSSLLVCAAVFSLPHAARIGESRLVIRLGAASYSFYLIHQPLLGYGAEMLKGRLQPLAIFGVLAVAVGALALAGAFVMDRIAGAVWSLGSGNRPGAGPETKKAAKPGSAASD, from the coding sequence ATGATAAAACGCATTCCACAGATAGAAGTCCTGCGGGTTTTGGCCATGGCCGGGGTGTTTTTCTTTCACATCTGGTCCGTGGTTCCCGAGGCCGGGACCCAAAATCCCCTGGGGCCGCTTTTCGGCGACATACTGGCCCAGGGATACCTCGGGGTGGTCGTGTTCAACGCCATTTCCGGTTTCGTTTTGACCCTGCCCCTGGCCGCCCGGGGCGGAGCCTTGAACCTGACGGCCGGGCAGTTCTTCCGCCGTCGCTTCGGCCGCATCTGCCCGCAGTATTACATGGCCCTGATCCTGTGGAGCGCCGCCGGCCTTGTTACGGTCTCGGCCAGCGCGCCGCCCCTGTGGCGGGCTTTTTTCGAGCACGCCCTGTTCGTGCACACCCTGGACCCGGCCTGCTTTTACGCCATCGTGCCGGCCCTGTGGTGGATGGGACTTTTGGCCCAGTTCTATCTTTTCTATCCGCTGCTCCTGCGGCTTTTCGTCCGACTGGGGCCGGGGCGGGCGTTTGGCGCGGTGGTGGCCGGTTGCTTCGGGGTCTGGGGGCTTCTGGAGTTCCTGGCGGTCCGCTTTCCGGACGGACCATTCGGGCTTGTGGCCTACATGGTCTACTTCAACCTGCCGGCGCGGCTTCCGGAATTCGCCATGGGCATGTTTCTGGCCTTCTGGTGGACCGGGCGGCACAGCGCCCCGGCCCATGTCCAGGCCTTGGCGGGACCGGTCGGGCTCCGACGGTGTCTGGCCCTGACGGGCGCGGCGATCGTGGCCGTGGCCCTGACAGTGGCTTTCAAGGAAGGCCTGCCCATGCCCGTGGCCCATTTTCTGGTCTGCGTGTCCAGCCTTCTGGTCTGCGCCGCGGTTTTCTCCCTGCCCCATGCGGCGCGGATCGGGGAATCCCGGTTGGTGATCCGGCTGGGCGCGGCCTCCTACAGCTTCTATCTGATCCATCAGCCGCTTCTGGGCTACGGTGCGGAAATGCTCAAGGGGCGCCTGCAGCCCCTGGCGATCTTCGGGGTCCTGGCCGTGGCCGTTGGCGCGCTGGCCCTGGCCGGGGCGTTCGTGATGGATCGGATCGCCGGCGCGGTGTGGTCGCTGGGATCGGGCAACCGGCCCGGGGCCGGGCCGGAAACGAAAAAGGCGGCGAAACCCGGTTCCGCCGCCTCGGATTGA
- a CDS encoding phosphotransferase family protein yields the protein MRTGTEEKTPILIRAQHVEDYLRRAFGDDARLIGLCDIAAPGEQGMKEFGYGKPVCIEFEAGGRRQSAVLSIMRGDKYGHQFYWDRAAILMFQNDASGRMEKHVRSIGLGYFDEDDALVPVIRPKEFFIVSEKAEGYDYYLDLERIRKGNFRPDDLEMAKRFARFLAGVHARKKDDADLYLRRVRNLIGASECIFGLVDAYPHPYEHFSPERFAALEKRIIDWRWKLRGFTHRLAEVHGDFHPWNILVRGQDQTRDFSVLDRSRGEWGEPADDVATMSINYLLFGLYEKPRLAGEFERLYLAFWETYLRESGDDEMLSVIAPFYVFRGLVIASPQWYPNHPLPVRQGLLRFLENVLEEGRFDCLNINKYME from the coding sequence ATGCGCACCGGGACCGAGGAAAAAACGCCCATCCTGATTCGGGCGCAACACGTCGAGGACTACCTGCGCCGGGCCTTCGGCGACGACGCCAGGCTCATCGGCCTATGCGATATAGCCGCCCCGGGCGAGCAGGGCATGAAGGAGTTCGGCTACGGCAAGCCGGTGTGCATCGAGTTCGAGGCCGGCGGCAGACGTCAAAGCGCGGTGCTCTCCATCATGCGCGGAGACAAGTACGGGCACCAGTTCTACTGGGACCGGGCGGCCATCCTCATGTTCCAAAACGACGCCTCGGGCCGCATGGAAAAACATGTCCGCTCGATCGGACTTGGCTATTTCGACGAGGACGACGCGCTTGTTCCGGTCATCCGGCCCAAGGAATTCTTCATCGTAAGCGAAAAGGCCGAGGGCTACGACTACTATCTGGACCTGGAGCGCATCCGGAAAGGAAACTTCCGGCCCGACGACCTGGAGATGGCCAAACGCTTCGCCCGTTTCCTGGCCGGGGTGCACGCCCGCAAAAAGGACGACGCGGACCTGTACCTGCGCCGGGTCCGCAACCTGATCGGGGCCTCGGAATGCATCTTCGGGCTGGTGGACGCCTACCCGCATCCGTATGAGCACTTTTCGCCCGAACGCTTCGCGGCCCTGGAGAAGCGGATCATCGACTGGCGCTGGAAACTGCGCGGTTTCACCCACCGTCTGGCCGAGGTGCATGGGGATTTCCACCCCTGGAACATCCTGGTGCGCGGCCAGGACCAGACCCGGGACTTTTCCGTGCTCGACCGCAGCCGGGGCGAATGGGGGGAACCGGCCGACGACGTGGCCACCATGAGCATCAACTATCTGCTGTTCGGGCTCTATGAAAAACCGCGCCTGGCCGGGGAGTTCGAGAGGCTGTATCTGGCCTTCTGGGAGACCTACCTGCGCGAGAGCGGGGACGACGAGATGCTTTCGGTCATCGCGCCCTTTTACGTGTTCCGGGGCCTGGTCATCGCCTCGCCCCAGTGGTACCCGAACCACCCGTTGCCCGTACGCCAGGGGCTGTTGCGGTTTCTGGAAAACGTGCTCGAAGAGGGGCGCTTCGACTGCCTGAACATCAACAAATACATGGAATAG
- a CDS encoding adenylyl-sulfate kinase, translating to MKTGAAIWFTGLPGSGKSSVARAVAEALRSAGHPLTLLQMDARRKVYFPVASYTEDEREAAYHMFAGDAAGLVREGRLVLMDATGNRKRWRDHARERIPRFAEVFVSCPVKAAMAREAARPDGLVMAGLYAKALHRKATGEAIPGLGEVIGVDVPFEEDPAAECVVDTGVLTVEQARDEVLRFLGSWL from the coding sequence ATGAAAACCGGCGCGGCCATCTGGTTCACGGGACTCCCCGGCTCGGGCAAAAGCAGCGTGGCCCGGGCCGTGGCCGAGGCGCTCAGAAGCGCCGGACATCCGCTCACGCTCCTTCAGATGGACGCCCGGCGAAAGGTGTATTTCCCTGTCGCGTCCTACACCGAGGACGAACGCGAGGCGGCCTACCACATGTTCGCCGGGGACGCGGCCGGGCTTGTCCGCGAGGGCCGGCTGGTGCTCATGGACGCCACGGGCAACCGCAAGCGGTGGCGCGACCATGCCCGGGAGCGCATTCCCCGTTTTGCAGAGGTGTTCGTGTCCTGTCCGGTGAAGGCGGCCATGGCCCGGGAGGCGGCGCGGCCCGACGGGCTGGTCATGGCCGGGCTGTATGCCAAGGCCCTTCACCGCAAGGCCACGGGCGAGGCCATACCCGGCCTTGGGGAGGTCATCGGGGTGGACGTGCCCTTCGAGGAGGACCCGGCGGCCGAATGCGTGGTGGATACGGGCGTGCTTACCGTGGAGCAGGCCCGGGACGAGGTCTTGCGGTTTCTCGGGTCGTGGTTATAG
- a CDS encoding type II toxin-antitoxin system HicB family antitoxin — protein sequence MRLTMEYEEETDGRWLAEIMELPGVMAYGPTQAAAMARVKALALRVIAERLLFPDHQ from the coding sequence ATGCGCTTGACTATGGAATACGAAGAGGAAACCGACGGACGCTGGCTGGCCGAAATCATGGAGTTGCCCGGAGTCATGGCCTATGGGCCGACCCAGGCCGCAGCCATGGCCCGGGTAAAGGCCTTGGCCCTGCGGGTCATCGCCGAACGCCTGCTTTTTCCCGACCATCAATAA
- a CDS encoding tRNA-binding protein, which produces MDREDREERTAAEPLSHDEFERVDMRVGRILSAEPLKKARVPAYKLAVDLGPLGVKKSSARITELYRAEELPGRLVVAVVNFSPRRIAGFLSEVLVLGVGDVEGRVTLLAPDAEVPLGARIY; this is translated from the coding sequence ATGGATCGGGAGGATCGGGAGGAGCGGACGGCGGCGGAGCCGCTTTCCCATGACGAATTCGAGCGGGTGGACATGCGCGTGGGCCGCATCCTGTCCGCCGAACCCCTGAAAAAGGCGCGCGTCCCGGCCTACAAACTGGCCGTGGACCTGGGGCCTTTGGGCGTGAAAAAAAGCAGCGCCCGGATCACCGAACTCTACCGGGCCGAGGAGTTGCCCGGACGGCTGGTGGTGGCCGTGGTCAATTTTTCGCCCAGGCGCATTGCGGGATTTCTGTCCGAGGTGCTGGTTCTGGGCGTGGGCGACGTCGAGGGGCGGGTGACCCTGCTTGCGCCCGACGCCGAGGTGCCGCTGGGGGCGAGGATTTATTGA
- a CDS encoding D-serine ammonia-lyase, which yields MDSDSVGRLRKRQPLFWPNPNRRPVAACRDVLDRHAAGVVAARARFARFAPLLADLFPELASTGGVIGSALTPIPGLAGMVRDPDGSPVVAPGSLFLKADHALPVAGSVKARGGVHAVLRVAERLALAAGLLDAPDDDHRALGEPAAREFFARHRISVGSTGNLGLSIGVMGRALGFAVDVHMSREARAWKKARLKRVGARVVEHAGDYSAACAVARAEASGRTDTHFIDDENSLDLFYGYAVAAGELAGQLAAAGIDISQERPLFLYLPCGVGGAPGGIALGARLGFGDAARIFFVEPVMAPCLLWGMASGRHEGADVAELGLTLATEADGLAVGRPSRFVGRLMEPLLDGCLTVSDMGLFRYLAALHAAHGIEVEPSAAAGPAGMEVLFADPAGWEFVRKRGGDPAAHVVWATGGRLVPAKEHAAYRAGAARMAREKGEG from the coding sequence GTGGACAGCGACAGTGTCGGGCGGCTTCGAAAGAGACAGCCTCTTTTCTGGCCAAACCCCAATCGCCGGCCGGTGGCCGCATGCCGCGACGTTCTGGACCGCCACGCGGCCGGGGTGGTCGCCGCCCGGGCGCGCTTCGCCCGCTTCGCGCCCCTTCTGGCCGACCTTTTTCCGGAACTCGCATCGACCGGCGGGGTCATCGGGTCGGCGTTGACGCCCATCCCCGGGCTGGCCGGGATGGTCCGCGATCCGGACGGCAGTCCCGTTGTCGCGCCGGGGTCCCTTTTTCTCAAGGCCGACCACGCCCTGCCCGTGGCCGGTTCGGTGAAGGCCCGGGGCGGGGTGCACGCCGTGCTCCGCGTGGCCGAGCGACTGGCCCTGGCGGCCGGTCTCCTGGACGCCCCGGACGACGACCACCGCGCCCTCGGAGAACCGGCGGCCCGGGAGTTCTTCGCCCGGCACCGCATAAGCGTCGGCAGTACCGGCAACCTGGGCCTGTCCATCGGCGTCATGGGCCGGGCCTTGGGGTTTGCGGTGGACGTGCACATGTCCCGGGAGGCCAGGGCCTGGAAAAAGGCGCGGCTAAAGAGGGTCGGGGCGCGGGTCGTCGAGCATGCCGGCGACTATTCGGCGGCCTGCGCCGTGGCCCGGGCCGAGGCTTCGGGCCGGACGGATACGCATTTCATCGACGACGAGAACTCCCTGGACCTTTTTTACGGCTATGCCGTGGCCGCCGGGGAACTGGCCGGCCAACTCGCGGCGGCCGGGATCGACATCTCGCAAGAGCGGCCCCTTTTTTTGTACCTGCCCTGCGGGGTGGGCGGCGCCCCCGGGGGCATCGCCCTCGGAGCCCGGCTGGGCTTCGGGGACGCGGCGAGAATCTTTTTCGTGGAGCCGGTCATGGCCCCGTGTCTGCTTTGGGGCATGGCCAGCGGCCGCCACGAGGGCGCGGACGTGGCCGAACTGGGCCTGACCCTGGCCACCGAGGCCGACGGGCTGGCCGTGGGTCGGCCCTCGAGGTTCGTGGGCCGGCTCATGGAGCCGCTTCTGGACGGCTGCCTGACGGTGTCCGACATGGGGCTTTTCCGGTATCTGGCCGCGCTTCACGCGGCGCACGGGATCGAGGTCGAACCCTCGGCCGCGGCCGGGCCGGCCGGGATGGAGGTCCTTTTCGCGGACCCGGCTGGATGGGAGTTTGTCCGGAAGCGGGGAGGGGACCCCGCCGCGCACGTGGTCTGGGCCACGGGCGGCCGGTTGGTTCCGGCGAAGGAGCATGCGGCGTACCGGGCCGGGGCGGCCCGGATGGCCCGGGAAAAAGGGGAGGGGTGA
- the miaB gene encoding tRNA (N6-isopentenyl adenosine(37)-C2)-methylthiotransferase MiaB, translating to MHFHVITFGCQMNVGDSDWLTRSLVAMGYTPAPEHEADIFIVNTCSVREKPELKVYSVLGRLSEHARTRPDMFIAVGGCVAQQVGPKLWERFPRVRLVFGTDGLAAAPRAIQRLTAEPRLRISLLDFTETYPERDPAWPESTVPAQAFVTIMQGCDNFCAYCIVPYVRGRQKSRQSADVLAECRELAARGAKEITLLGQNVNSYGLDASGDGTSFAALLSQVAAIDGIKRLRFTTSHPKDLSPEVIAAFADLPALCPWLHLPLQAGSDAVLSRMGRKYDAAGYLRLVENLRKARPDISLSTDLIVGFPGETDEDFQKTLDMVARVGFESGYSFMYCDRPGVAAQRLEPKIPLDIKAERLSRLLALVDDLQAKALAARTGTRTEVLVEGPSRRPKPGAPSWRGRDPGGRVVDFEYPGLDDPTGTFVTVEVLEAKKHSLRGKAV from the coding sequence ATGCACTTCCACGTCATCACCTTCGGCTGCCAGATGAACGTCGGCGACTCCGACTGGCTCACCCGCTCCCTCGTCGCCATGGGCTACACCCCGGCCCCGGAACACGAGGCCGACATCTTCATCGTCAACACCTGCAGCGTCCGGGAAAAACCCGAACTCAAGGTCTATAGCGTCCTTGGCCGGCTCTCCGAACACGCCCGCACCCGCCCGGACATGTTCATCGCCGTGGGCGGCTGCGTGGCCCAGCAGGTCGGCCCGAAACTGTGGGAACGCTTCCCCCGGGTGCGCCTGGTCTTCGGCACCGACGGCCTGGCCGCCGCGCCCCGGGCCATCCAGCGCCTGACAGCCGAACCGCGCCTGCGCATAAGCCTGCTCGACTTCACCGAAACCTACCCCGAACGCGATCCGGCCTGGCCAGAGAGCACCGTCCCGGCCCAGGCCTTTGTGACCATCATGCAGGGCTGCGACAACTTCTGCGCCTACTGTATCGTGCCCTATGTCCGGGGCCGCCAGAAATCCCGCCAAAGCGCCGATGTCCTGGCCGAATGCCGCGAACTGGCGGCCCGAGGGGCGAAAGAGATCACCCTGCTCGGCCAAAACGTCAACAGCTACGGCCTGGACGCCTCGGGCGACGGCACATCCTTCGCCGCGCTCCTTTCCCAGGTGGCGGCCATCGACGGCATAAAGCGCCTGCGTTTCACCACCTCCCACCCCAAGGATCTTTCCCCGGAGGTCATCGCGGCCTTTGCCGACCTTCCCGCCCTGTGCCCCTGGCTGCACCTGCCGCTCCAGGCCGGTTCCGATGCGGTGCTCTCCCGCATGGGCCGCAAATACGACGCCGCCGGCTACCTCCGGCTGGTCGAAAACCTCAGGAAGGCCCGGCCGGATATAAGTCTCTCCACGGATCTCATCGTGGGCTTTCCCGGCGAAACCGATGAGGATTTTCAAAAAACTCTGGATATGGTCGCCCGGGTGGGATTTGAAAGCGGCTACTCCTTCATGTACTGTGATCGCCCGGGGGTTGCGGCCCAGCGCCTGGAGCCCAAAATTCCGCTGGACATCAAGGCCGAGCGCCTCTCCCGGCTCCTGGCCCTCGTGGACGACCTCCAGGCCAAGGCCCTGGCCGCCCGCACGGGCACACGCACCGAGGTCCTGGTGGAGGGCCCAAGCCGCAGGCCCAAGCCCGGCGCGCCCTCCTGGCGAGGCCGCGACCCGGGCGGCCGGGTGGTCGATTTCGAATATCCTGGCCTGGACGATCCGACCGGAACCTTCGTCACGGTCGAGGTCCTTGAGGCCAAAAAGCACTCCCTCCGGGGAAAGGCGGTATGA
- a CDS encoding bifunctional nuclease family protein, which translates to MLEMKVFGLALDEDSQVPVLILKDREEKTVLPIWIGAMEAMAISLVLNEVKLPRPMTHDLLLNAIHDLGGSVSAVLVTSLREGTYYAEIEVDVRGERKHIDSRPSDAIALALRAGVPIMVAPGVFEQMAAEGKTGSVVAFGAEDADKWTEILEKFTHDDTKYKM; encoded by the coding sequence ATGTTGGAAATGAAAGTGTTCGGCCTGGCCCTGGACGAAGACTCCCAAGTACCCGTGCTCATCCTCAAGGACCGCGAGGAAAAAACCGTCCTGCCCATCTGGATCGGGGCCATGGAGGCCATGGCCATCTCCCTGGTTTTAAACGAGGTCAAACTCCCCCGGCCCATGACCCACGACCTGCTTTTAAACGCCATCCACGACCTGGGCGGCAGCGTGTCCGCCGTCCTGGTCACGTCGCTTCGCGAAGGCACCTACTACGCCGAAATCGAGGTGGACGTGCGCGGCGAACGCAAACACATCGACAGCCGCCCCTCCGACGCCATCGCCCTGGCCCTGCGCGCCGGCGTGCCCATCATGGTCGCCCCGGGCGTCTTCGAACAGATGGCCGCCGAGGGCAAGACCGGCTCCGTGGTCGCCTTCGGCGCCGAGGATGCGGACAAATGGACCGAGATCCTCGAAAAATTCACCCACGACGACACCAAATACAAAATGTAG
- a CDS encoding histidinol phosphate phosphatase domain-containing protein: MIDLHTHTTFSDGCLIPAELCRRAAKAGYSAVAITDHADHSNIALILENLLRFVRQAGPFLGIDVLAGVEITHVPPPLIPGLIKTARELGAQIVVVHGETIVEPVLRGTNLAAIEGGADILAHPGILTPQEATLAAQKNVALELTTRKGHSLTNGLVAALAKAHGARLVIDNDAHEPGDFVSLEMRKKIAMGAGLTPEDYTQTDQNAQTILTRAPRG; this comes from the coding sequence ATGATCGACCTGCACACCCACACCACCTTCAGCGACGGCTGCCTCATCCCGGCCGAACTGTGCCGCCGCGCCGCCAAGGCCGGCTATTCCGCCGTGGCCATCACCGACCACGCCGACCACTCCAATATCGCCCTCATCCTCGAAAACCTCCTGCGCTTCGTGCGCCAGGCCGGCCCCTTCCTGGGCATCGACGTCCTGGCCGGGGTGGAGATCACCCACGTTCCCCCGCCGCTTATCCCGGGCCTCATCAAAACCGCCCGCGAACTCGGCGCGCAGATCGTCGTGGTGCACGGCGAAACCATCGTCGAACCGGTCCTGCGGGGCACCAACCTGGCGGCCATCGAGGGCGGCGCGGACATCCTGGCCCACCCCGGCATCCTCACCCCCCAGGAAGCCACCCTGGCCGCGCAAAAAAACGTGGCCCTGGAACTGACCACCCGCAAGGGACACAGCCTGACCAACGGCCTGGTGGCCGCCCTGGCCAAGGCCCATGGCGCCAGACTGGTCATCGACAATGACGCCCACGAACCCGGCGACTTCGTGTCCCTGGAGATGCGCAAAAAAATCGCCATGGGGGCCGGACTTACCCCCGAGGACTATACCCAAACCGACCAGAACGCCCAGACCATCCTCACCCGCGCCCCGCGTGGGTGA
- a CDS encoding LemA family protein has translation MRLWIGLLCVLLLSGCGYNEMQKNDESVGAAWGNVQSALQRRMDLVPNLVETVKGYAAHEKDTLQAVVDARAKATQMKLPVEALSDAHAMESYMKAQSDVSSALARLLAVVENYPDLKANQNFLDLQHQLEGTENRINVARERYNEAVQIYNTSIRTFPNSLTNSMLLHLAAKEYFKADEAAATAPKVKFN, from the coding sequence ATGCGACTCTGGATAGGCCTTCTCTGTGTCCTGCTCTTATCGGGCTGCGGCTACAACGAGATGCAGAAAAACGACGAATCCGTGGGCGCGGCCTGGGGCAACGTGCAGTCGGCGTTGCAGCGGCGGATGGATCTGGTGCCGAACCTGGTGGAGACGGTCAAGGGCTATGCGGCGCATGAGAAGGACACCTTGCAGGCGGTTGTGGACGCCCGGGCCAAGGCCACGCAGATGAAGCTGCCAGTGGAGGCGCTGTCCGACGCCCATGCCATGGAAAGCTACATGAAGGCCCAATCGGACGTGTCGTCGGCCTTGGCCCGGCTTTTGGCCGTGGTGGAGAATTATCCCGATCTGAAGGCGAACCAGAACTTTTTGGATTTGCAGCATCAGCTCGAGGGCACGGAAAACCGCATCAACGTGGCCCGGGAACGGTACAACGAGGCCGTACAGATCTATAATACGTCGATACGCACCTTCCCGAATTCGTTGACAAATTCCATGCTGTTACATCTGGCGGCCAAGGAATACTTCAAGGCCGACGAGGCGGCGGCCACGGCCCCCAAGGTAAAGTTCAACTGA
- a CDS encoding TPM domain-containing protein: MRRALRILGIVGLFGVMTMVLAGVAAWGLDVPPLGGRVNDLAGLLSPDTAKRLESELAALEASDSTQVVVLTVPSLQGETIEGFAIKTAQKWGIGQKGTDNGALLVVSKGDRAVRIEVGRGLEGTLTDALTGRIIDHVIVPEFKKGDFNAGVEKGVGSIMAAARGEYKGTGKQPGGAADDDASETIFAFGLIACAVLMSVLRFLPAFVRAGIGGAGMLVLTLLASAGVGLIVIMTVLGVVFGIVAPFVFRAGRGGGGGFFGGGGGFSGGGGGGFSGGGGSFGGGGSSGKW; encoded by the coding sequence ATGAGACGCGCGTTGCGGATACTGGGCATCGTCGGGCTGTTCGGCGTCATGACCATGGTGCTGGCCGGTGTCGCGGCCTGGGGCCTGGACGTCCCGCCGCTTGGCGGCCGGGTGAACGATCTGGCCGGACTTTTATCGCCGGACACGGCGAAACGGCTTGAAAGCGAGCTTGCGGCCCTTGAGGCCTCGGATTCGACACAGGTGGTGGTTTTGACCGTGCCCTCGCTTCAGGGGGAGACCATCGAGGGCTTTGCCATCAAGACGGCGCAGAAATGGGGCATCGGCCAGAAGGGGACGGATAACGGGGCGCTTCTGGTGGTCTCCAAGGGCGACCGGGCGGTACGCATCGAGGTGGGACGGGGGCTTGAGGGCACTCTGACGGACGCGCTCACCGGCCGGATCATCGATCACGTGATCGTGCCGGAGTTCAAAAAGGGTGATTTCAACGCCGGCGTGGAAAAGGGAGTGGGATCGATCATGGCCGCCGCGCGCGGGGAATACAAGGGGACCGGGAAACAGCCCGGCGGCGCGGCCGACGACGACGCATCCGAGACGATTTTCGCCTTCGGGTTGATCGCCTGCGCCGTGCTCATGTCGGTCTTGCGGTTTCTGCCGGCCTTTGTGCGGGCGGGCATCGGCGGCGCGGGGATGCTGGTGTTGACGCTGCTTGCCTCGGCGGGAGTCGGCCTGATTGTCATCATGACCGTGCTTGGCGTGGTTTTCGGGATTGTCGCACCGTTCGTCTTTCGCGCCGGACGTGGCGGAGGCGGAGGGTTCTTTGGCGGTGGCGGCGGATTTTCCGGTGGCGGCGGGGGCGGGTTCTCGGGAGGCGGCGGGTCGTTTGGCGGCGGCGGTTCCTCGGGAAAATGGTAG
- a CDS encoding class I SAM-dependent methyltransferase: MDNPLSEWLEQRGMRAPFRYDLPLFEALNTYYADKPLVPAPREISSKGLFSQADTRVDHLLTLLASFENLECLEVGCGRGETAVRLAQRGGCGVTGVDITRYAEWEGRWSARTRFLPLDITHEAPFRAGSFDFIYSFVVLEHVVDPLAMLEKIYTLLKPKGTFYFTANLYRGPMASHRYREVFFPWPHLLFGDTVFEEYYQQIGFVGKHKPAWVNKLTHLHYIEKMRTLGLQILRCNYTRRPLDVFFYECFHDILGKYPREDLELDFIKLHTVKK, translated from the coding sequence ATGGACAACCCGCTTTCCGAATGGCTGGAACAACGCGGAATGCGCGCTCCTTTCCGGTATGACCTGCCCCTGTTTGAGGCCCTGAACACCTACTATGCGGATAAACCGCTGGTCCCCGCGCCGCGAGAAATTTCTTCGAAAGGGCTTTTTTCCCAGGCCGACACGCGGGTAGACCATCTGCTCACGCTGCTGGCGTCCTTTGAAAACCTCGAATGCCTCGAAGTGGGGTGTGGACGCGGCGAAACAGCGGTACGTCTGGCGCAACGAGGCGGGTGCGGCGTGACGGGCGTGGATATCACGCGGTATGCCGAATGGGAGGGGCGCTGGAGCGCGCGCACCAGATTCCTGCCCCTGGACATCACCCATGAAGCGCCTTTCCGCGCGGGATCTTTTGATTTCATATATTCCTTTGTGGTGCTTGAGCATGTGGTTGACCCATTGGCCATGCTTGAAAAGATTTACACGTTGCTCAAGCCAAAAGGAACATTCTACTTCACGGCAAACCTCTATCGTGGCCCCATGGCCTCGCATCGCTACCGGGAAGTGTTTTTCCCATGGCCGCATCTGTTGTTTGGTGACACTGTTTTTGAAGAGTACTACCAACAGATTGGTTTCGTGGGAAAGCACAAACCCGCATGGGTCAACAAGCTTACCCACCTGCACTATATTGAAAAAATGAGGACTCTTGGACTACAAATTCTGCGTTGCAACTATACCCGTAGACCGCTTGACGTTTTCTTTTACGAATGCTTCCATGATATCCTGGGAAAGTATCCCAGGGAGGATTTGGAGCTGGATTTCATAAAGCTGCATACTGTAAAAAAATGA